TGGACTTGGGGCGCAGACTGAGCGCACATGGACCCAGACGGAGGTCTCCATGTTGGGAGCCAATTCATCATCGGCTTAAATTGCAGCGGATGAGGTTTTGGCGAGGCAGGGGCATGGAATGAGCCGAAAACCGCTCGTGATCTATCACGCGCACTGTATTGATGGCCTGACGGCCGCCTGGGTTGCCCGGCGCTCGCTGCACGACGCGGACCTGCATCCGGCCTCCCACGGCTCCTCGCCCCCAGACATGACGGGGCGGGATGTCTATATGTTGGACTTCGCGTACCCCCGTCCGGTCATGGAAGTCATTGCCCGGCAGGTGCAGACGCTCGTCCTTCTGGATCATCACAAGACCGCCGCAACGGACTTGGCCGGCCTCGGCGCGAGCGCCACCACCATCCGCCTCGAATTCGACATGCAGCGTTCCGGTGCGCGCCTCGCCTGGGACTGGTTTCACCCGGACGAGCGAGAAGACGCGCCGTGGCTCGTCCGGTATGTCGAGGACCGTGACCTGTGGCGCTTCGCCCTCCCGTACAGTCGGCAGGTGACGACGGGCATCGATGCGTACGAACACACGTTGGAGAGTTGGGACGCGCTGGCGGAACGCGATCTCGAGGAGGTGGCCCGCGAAGGGCGCGTGATCGAGACCTACCGCCGGCGCTGCATTGAGGCGGCGTGCACGTTGGCCCTGCCGATGGTGATTGCCGGCTATCCGGTGCGCGCCGCGAACTGCTCAGAGAGGCGCTTCGCGTCCGATACGGCGATGGCGCTGGCGGACGGGTTCCCGTTCGAGGCGACGTACTGGATCAGCGCCAACGGCGCCGTGCGCTTTTCGGTGCGGTCGCCAGCCGAGGGACTGGACGTGTCGGAGATCGCCAAGACCTTCGGTGGCGGTGGACACGAGCACGCGGCGGGCTTTGAAGTGTCCCTGGAAGAATTGGCTCAGATGATCCGCGCGGGTGCGGCCGCCGGTCCACATTCGGCGTAACCGTGAAGTGCTGATGCTCTGCGCCAGTGCGCCGTGCGGATTTTGTCGTTGGCCGTGCTGCTGGCCCTCAGCCGCGCGCCGGCACGATCCCGTACTCGATCATGCTGCGCCCGGTGTCGAGGATCGTCTGCTCCACCGGACGCATGGACCAGCCGAGCTCGCGCTTCGCCTTCTCGCAGCTCACCCGTTCTTCTCGGCCGACATACTCGAGCGCCAAGCGGATCGTCTTGTCGAACCGGGCGATGACCCACATCAGCCAGTAGGGGAGCCGTCCGGTCGGCACCCGGTAGCCCTTGGGGTTGAACTCGGCGGCGAGCACCTTGGCCATGTCCTCGATCCACATGTGGTCACCGGCGCAGATATAGCGGTTGCCGGGCGCGCGGGGACTCTCCATCGCCAGGCGGTGGGCGATCGCGATGTCGCGCACGTCGACGGGAGCGAAGCCGATGCGCGGGCACGCGGGCATCTCGCGCGCCAGCAGCTTGCGTACGACCTCGCCCGACGTTCCGGGATCGGCGTTCAGGACCGGCCCGAGCACGAATCCCGGATTGATGACGGCCAGCTCGAAGCGCTGGCTCGCCGGCAGTCCTTCGACGAAGTCCCACGCGGCACGCTCCGCCAGGGCCTTGCTCTTCTGGTACGCCTCGCAGCGGTCGACATTCGACCAGTCCGCCTCGGTGCGCACCCTGTGGTCGTGCGCGTCATGACCGAACGCGATGGCCGCAACCGACGAGGTGAGCACGACCCGCTTCACGGTGCCGCTCGCGGCGCACGCGCTGAGCACCCGCTTGGTCCCGTCGACCGCAGGGCGGATCAGGTCCATCTCGTCCTTCGGCACCTCGGCGGGGAACGGCGAGGCGACGTGCCAGACGTAGGTACAGCCGGCCACCGCTTCCCGCCACCCGCGATCGCTACCGAGGTCGGCCTCCACCAGATCGAGCGTGCCGCCCGTGCGATCAGCAATGGCGCGCAGGTAGGCGCATTTCTCACGCGCCTGAAGGCTACGCACCGTACCGCGCACCGCGTACCCGTGTTCGAGCAGCTCGCGCACGCAGTGGCCGGCTATGAATCCGGACGCTCCCGTGACCAGGACAAGCGTGTTCTTGGATGCAGCTGTCATTATTGTACCCCGTTGCCGGCCCAGGTTGACAGCGCACCGAGCGCTCTGCAAGTTCCCTCGGGTTCGGGACGTGAAAGGACCAGACCATGAAGCGGAATACCGCTCGACTCGCCGCGGCGTTACTGACGGCGTCGACCTTCGCCGCGCGCAAGCACCGCGACCAGTGGCGCAAGGATGCGGAAGCGTCGCCCTATATCAACCATCCGATCGAGGTCGCCGAGATCCTCGCGCGCATCGCCGGCGTCGACGATGTCACGGTGCTGCAGGCGGCGCTCTTGCACGACACGGTGGAGGATACGCAGACGTCACCTGAGGAACTCGAACGCGAGTTCGGGTCCGCTGTCCGCAAGCTGGTCGAGGAAGTGACCGACGACAAAACTCTCCCGAAGCCGGAGCGCAAACGGCTGCAGATCGAGCACGCCCCACACCTGTCTCCGCGTGCGAAACTACTCAATCTTGCCGACAAGATCTGCAACGTGCGTGACGTGACGCATTCGCCGCCGAAGGACTGGGATGAACGGCGGCGTGTAGAGTACTTTGATTGGGCGGCAAAAGTCATGGCTGGCTACCGGCGTACTAATCGGGCGCTTGAGCGCCACTTCGATGCCCTGCTGCGCGAGGCGCAGCGTCTCATGAATCCGCTCGGCGTTTCGGCAAAGCGCAAACCAGCCTGAGCGCTGCTCGTTCTCTCACTTTCGCAGATGCGCGTCTCGTTCCTGACGCAGGTAGA
This Candidatus Binatia bacterium DNA region includes the following protein-coding sequences:
- a CDS encoding DHHA1 domain-containing protein, coding for MSRKPLVIYHAHCIDGLTAAWVARRSLHDADLHPASHGSSPPDMTGRDVYMLDFAYPRPVMEVIARQVQTLVLLDHHKTAATDLAGLGASATTIRLEFDMQRSGARLAWDWFHPDEREDAPWLVRYVEDRDLWRFALPYSRQVTTGIDAYEHTLESWDALAERDLEEVAREGRVIETYRRRCIEAACTLALPMVIAGYPVRAANCSERRFASDTAMALADGFPFEATYWISANGAVRFSVRSPAEGLDVSEIAKTFGGGGHEHAAGFEVSLEELAQMIRAGAAAGPHSA
- a CDS encoding aldehyde reductase, giving the protein MTAASKNTLVLVTGASGFIAGHCVRELLEHGYAVRGTVRSLQAREKCAYLRAIADRTGGTLDLVEADLGSDRGWREAVAGCTYVWHVASPFPAEVPKDEMDLIRPAVDGTKRVLSACAASGTVKRVVLTSSVAAIAFGHDAHDHRVRTEADWSNVDRCEAYQKSKALAERAAWDFVEGLPASQRFELAVINPGFVLGPVLNADPGTSGEVVRKLLAREMPACPRIGFAPVDVRDIAIAHRLAMESPRAPGNRYICAGDHMWIEDMAKVLAAEFNPKGYRVPTGRLPYWLMWVIARFDKTIRLALEYVGREERVSCEKAKRELGWSMRPVEQTILDTGRSMIEYGIVPARG
- a CDS encoding HD domain-containing protein — its product is MKRNTARLAAALLTASTFAARKHRDQWRKDAEASPYINHPIEVAEILARIAGVDDVTVLQAALLHDTVEDTQTSPEELEREFGSAVRKLVEEVTDDKTLPKPERKRLQIEHAPHLSPRAKLLNLADKICNVRDVTHSPPKDWDERRRVEYFDWAAKVMAGYRRTNRALERHFDALLREAQRLMNPLGVSAKRKPA